From Marinicella rhabdoformis, one genomic window encodes:
- a CDS encoding oxidative damage protection protein, which yields MTTITCLKYGADQAPIPYPAYPGELGERIMANVSMKFWQEWLAQQTMIINENHFSPIDPEHRKIIEEKMIKFLFEGQDVTPQGFAPEDE from the coding sequence ATGACAACCATCACTTGCCTTAAATACGGTGCTGATCAAGCACCGATTCCATATCCTGCATACCCTGGCGAACTGGGCGAACGCATCATGGCCAACGTCAGTATGAAATTTTGGCAAGAATGGCTGGCGCAACAAACCATGATTATCAATGAAAATCACTTTTCTCCAATCGATCCTGAGCATCGTAAAATCATAGAAGAAAAAATGATTAAATTTTTATTCGAAGGCCAAGACGTTACCCCACAAGGTTTTGCGCCAGAAGACGAATAA
- the mutY gene encoding A/G-specific adenine glycosylase — MATFDSQKVVNWYHQHGRKHLPWQPISSQKGSKKQANPYHVWLSEIMLQQTQVVKVMEYFDRFISALPTLESLAQADEQTVMALWSGLGYYNRARNLHKAAKQCVELHQGELPQSREALEALSGIGRSTAAAIMSLAFDKPEPIMDGNVKRVFARQFLVKGEPNKASTLKQFWALAEQHANQTDPAAYTQGLMDLGATLCKKSKPDCSRCPIESSCLAKGEDVIADYPEKKKKVKQTTLNLYVRLEACSDDTLSTLQLEQRPSKGIWPKLWFFPLYEVEPKEPPLFVITHKLTHRILQLHVYPQTHTQQNIAIKDSQSKRIQRSELLKYPHPKALTHILNHYDNHHLP; from the coding sequence TTGGCGACATTTGATTCGCAAAAGGTGGTCAATTGGTACCACCAACATGGTCGAAAGCATTTGCCTTGGCAGCCAATAAGCTCACAAAAAGGCAGTAAAAAACAAGCCAATCCCTACCATGTGTGGTTGTCAGAGATCATGCTACAACAGACTCAGGTGGTTAAAGTTATGGAATACTTTGATCGCTTTATTTCTGCTTTACCGACGCTAGAATCATTGGCACAAGCCGACGAACAAACCGTCATGGCCTTGTGGTCAGGTTTGGGTTACTACAACCGCGCAAGAAACTTACACAAGGCTGCGAAACAATGTGTTGAGCTTCATCAAGGCGAGCTTCCACAATCACGAGAAGCACTGGAAGCTTTGTCTGGTATCGGCCGGTCAACAGCTGCAGCCATCATGTCATTGGCATTTGATAAACCTGAGCCGATCATGGATGGTAACGTCAAACGTGTGTTTGCGCGACAGTTTTTGGTCAAAGGCGAACCGAATAAAGCCAGCACATTAAAGCAGTTTTGGGCATTGGCAGAACAGCATGCGAACCAAACAGACCCAGCAGCTTATACGCAAGGCCTGATGGATTTGGGTGCAACTTTGTGTAAAAAGTCCAAACCTGATTGTAGTCGCTGCCCGATAGAATCCAGCTGTCTGGCCAAGGGAGAAGATGTGATTGCTGACTACCCTGAGAAAAAGAAAAAGGTCAAACAAACCACCTTGAACTTATATGTCAGGCTAGAAGCCTGTAGTGATGACACATTAAGCACGTTACAGTTAGAACAAAGGCCCAGTAAAGGCATTTGGCCTAAACTGTGGTTTTTTCCCTTGTACGAAGTTGAGCCAAAAGAGCCACCTTTGTTTGTCATAACGCACAAGCTGACGCACCGCATTCTACAGCTGCATGTTTATCCACAAACCCATACACAGCAAAACATCGCTATAAAAGACAGTCAATCAAAGCGCATCCAACGATCAGAACTGTTAAAATACCCACATCCAAAAGCATTGACACACATACTGAATCACTATGACAACCATCACTTGCCTTAA
- the ftsY gene encoding signal recognition particle-docking protein FtsY, translated as MSTSTMIKFFKNKKKEKLAKEKLAQQQAQAKEAKETANDPIVVNPSAPKSVSIDVDSDFNKSTNNEAGTQSKQAAVEPVVEEKSAQSGDEQPKPEGKREQQQDNPTQNNQAVNQAPQNVEANNTVQPTLEQQEKPIHEQTTQEVPVYTETEPKKSAQATALNTPDSESNDSQTNVLESKLEKSNKNFGKKMKQLFSFKKKIDEELFEDIETTLLMADVGATATMDVMEKVRKSIKRKNLSDADAVYDALKVQLGELAAKVEQPLHIDTEKQPFVILVVGVNGVGKTTTIAKLAKKYKSDGKKVMLAAGDTFRAAAVEQLKTWGQRENIPVMAQNTGADSASVIFDAMTSAKSKGMDILIADTAGRLHTQANLMQELEKIGRVMRKNDETAPHETLIVVDGGTGQNAISQVREFNKAGTLSGIVITKLDGTAKGGVLFNLAAEFGIPVRYIGVGEQSVDLKPYLAKDFVDAIVG; from the coding sequence ATGTCCACAAGCACCATGATTAAGTTTTTTAAGAACAAAAAGAAAGAAAAGTTGGCTAAAGAGAAGCTGGCACAGCAGCAAGCCCAAGCCAAGGAAGCTAAGGAAACAGCAAATGATCCTATTGTTGTTAACCCAAGCGCTCCAAAGTCAGTATCAATTGATGTGGATTCTGATTTCAATAAATCAACTAATAATGAAGCTGGAACACAATCAAAACAAGCTGCTGTTGAGCCTGTCGTTGAAGAAAAAAGTGCACAAAGTGGTGATGAGCAACCAAAACCAGAAGGAAAGCGGGAACAACAACAGGATAACCCAACTCAAAATAATCAAGCGGTAAATCAGGCGCCACAAAATGTAGAGGCAAATAATACTGTTCAGCCCACCCTTGAACAGCAAGAAAAGCCTATTCATGAACAAACAACCCAAGAAGTGCCTGTTTATACTGAAACTGAGCCTAAAAAATCGGCACAAGCTACAGCGTTGAATACCCCCGATAGTGAGTCAAATGATTCGCAAACTAATGTACTGGAAAGCAAACTAGAAAAGTCGAACAAAAACTTCGGCAAAAAAATGAAGCAGTTGTTTTCATTCAAGAAAAAAATTGACGAGGAACTGTTCGAAGACATAGAAACCACTTTGTTGATGGCTGATGTGGGTGCCACAGCCACCATGGATGTGATGGAAAAAGTAAGAAAGTCTATCAAACGCAAAAACTTATCAGATGCCGATGCGGTTTATGATGCCTTGAAAGTGCAATTGGGCGAATTAGCGGCCAAAGTGGAACAACCATTGCACATTGACACTGAAAAACAACCTTTTGTTATTTTGGTGGTGGGTGTGAATGGTGTAGGCAAAACAACAACCATTGCCAAGCTGGCCAAAAAATACAAATCAGATGGAAAAAAAGTGATGCTGGCTGCTGGTGATACTTTCCGTGCTGCTGCTGTTGAACAATTGAAAACCTGGGGTCAACGTGAAAACATTCCTGTGATGGCACAAAATACAGGGGCAGATTCTGCTTCTGTGATTTTCGATGCCATGACGTCGGCCAAGTCTAAGGGCATGGACATATTGATTGCCGATACTGCCGGAAGATTACACACCCAAGCCAACTTGATGCAAGAGTTGGAAAAGATTGGTCGTGTGATGAGGAAAAATGATGAAACGGCACCGCATGAAACGCTGATAGTGGTCGATGGTGGCACAGGCCAAAATGCCATTTCACAAGTGCGTGAATTCAACAAGGCAGGAACGCTCAGTGGCATTGTTATCACCAAATTAGACGGCACTGCCAAAGGCGGTGTGTTGTTCAATCTGGCTGCAGAGTTCGGCATTCCGGTTAGGTACATTGGTGTGGGTGAACAATCGGTTGACCTCAAGCCTTATCTTGCCAAAGACTTTGTTGATGCGATAGTTGGATAA
- the rsmD gene encoding 16S rRNA (guanine(966)-N(2))-methyltransferase RsmD: MSQVRIIAGTHRSRRIEVQDAKGLRPTTDRVRETLFNWLAHDIYGKNVLDLFAGSGALGFEAASRGALHVDMVDNAEKVVKQLLVNKKALQFENINIQRTFAKQFINKNEKKYDLIFLDPPFDNDDLNTISAIINDCAGPDALLYREFRKNQVINDMNPEFWTLHKQKTAGQVCFELWKKEDTLSHE; the protein is encoded by the coding sequence GTGTCACAAGTCAGAATCATAGCAGGAACGCACCGCTCAAGACGCATTGAAGTACAGGATGCCAAGGGCTTACGGCCTACTACCGACCGTGTCCGTGAGACATTGTTTAACTGGTTAGCCCATGACATTTATGGCAAAAATGTTTTGGATTTGTTCGCTGGTTCTGGGGCTTTAGGCTTTGAAGCCGCTTCCAGAGGGGCTTTACATGTTGACATGGTGGACAATGCTGAAAAAGTCGTAAAGCAATTGCTGGTCAATAAAAAAGCCTTACAATTTGAAAACATCAATATCCAAAGAACATTCGCCAAACAATTCATCAATAAAAACGAAAAAAAGTACGACTTGATCTTTTTAGACCCTCCTTTTGACAATGATGATTTGAACACAATCAGTGCTATAATCAACGACTGCGCTGGACCTGACGCCTTACTCTATCGAGAGTTCAGAAAAAATCAGGTCATCAATGACATGAACCCTGAATTTTGGACTTTACACAAACAAAAAACCGCAGGCCAAGTTTGCTTTGAACTGTGGAAAAAAGAAGACACCCTAAGCCATGAGTAA
- the coaD gene encoding pantetheine-phosphate adenylyltransferase, whose protein sequence is MSKNNIAIYPGTFDPITNGHADLIRRGAKIFDHLVVGIADSRRKGPLFTLDERIELAKKITAKYDNVTIVGFDVLLADFAEQQNAQVILRGLRAVSDFEYEFQLASMNRHLMPDVETMFLTPAEQFSFVSSSLVKEIAMLNGDVSKFAHPLVLDALKDKFGFTEGQ, encoded by the coding sequence ATGAGTAAAAACAACATCGCCATTTATCCTGGCACGTTCGACCCCATCACCAACGGTCATGCTGACTTGATTCGTCGTGGCGCAAAAATCTTCGATCATTTGGTGGTTGGCATTGCTGACTCCCGGCGCAAAGGCCCTTTATTCACACTAGATGAAAGGATTGAGTTAGCAAAAAAAATCACCGCCAAATACGATAACGTAACCATTGTTGGCTTTGATGTTTTATTGGCTGACTTTGCCGAACAACAAAATGCGCAAGTGATATTGCGTGGTTTGCGTGCTGTATCAGATTTTGAATACGAATTTCAATTGGCCAGCATGAACCGCCATTTGATGCCAGATGTGGAAACCATGTTTTTGACACCCGCTGAACAATTCAGTTTTGTCTCATCATCGCTGGTAAAAGAAATCGCCATGCTCAATGGTGATGTATCAAAATTTGCCCATCCTTTGGTGCTCGATGCATTGAAAGACAAGTTCGGATTTACTGAAGGACAATAA
- a CDS encoding YfhL family 4Fe-4S dicluster ferredoxin has translation MALIITDECINCDVCEPVCPNDAIYMGPEIFEINPDLCTECIGHFDEPQCAEICPVECIPKDPDHEETEDQLMAKYKKLTEKL, from the coding sequence ATGGCTTTGATCATCACCGACGAATGTATCAATTGTGACGTGTGTGAACCCGTCTGTCCCAATGATGCGATTTACATGGGCCCTGAAATATTTGAAATCAACCCTGATTTATGCACCGAGTGTATCGGACATTTTGACGAGCCACAATGTGCAGAGATTTGCCCAGTTGAATGCATCCCCAAAGACCCAGACCACGAAGAAACTGAAGACCAATTGATGGCCAAATACAAAAAATTGACTGAAAAATTATGA
- the ggt gene encoding gamma-glutamyltransferase yields the protein MKKLTLILMLLSSTAFSQTPPKAAIASSHYLATEAGHKILAEGGNAFDAAIAVSSTLAVVEQQSSGIGGGAFWLLHRAKDGKNVMIDGRETAPGAAHRDMYLDENGEVDRDKALFGPTAAAIPGEIAGLEHLAKHYGRLPLSQSLQPAINAAENGFKAYPRLIRHIKNKKKIIDRYPASQAIYLPNGKLPELDQLIIQKDLAKTLKAVAKHGKAGFYEGKVAKKLVKASKKYGGIWTLDDLKNYQVKEREPITTTYLGHTLVTASPPSSGGIAIATILNILSAWDLKEVDAAERVHLVTEAMRRAYRDRSIYLGDPDFVEIPTQMLTHPYYADGLRAAINPKKAMPSDLLPGIGESPKGEDTTHFSIIDTEGNMVSATLTVNTGLASAFIADGTGVLFNNEMDDFSAKPGEPNAFGLIGDTANEIAPFKRPLSSMSPTIVMGDDKVAVLGTPGGSRIITMVLLAILDYFDGNLPESWVSLPRYHHQYLPDKLYAESAAFTPEMVKSLKAKGHEVKVYDRTWGNMHGVYWNKKSGEVLAASDPRGTTGKAEVK from the coding sequence ATGAAAAAACTGACCTTAATACTTATGCTGCTAAGCAGCACAGCTTTTAGCCAAACGCCTCCTAAAGCCGCCATTGCATCGTCCCATTACCTGGCCACTGAAGCAGGTCATAAAATTTTGGCTGAAGGCGGTAACGCTTTCGATGCGGCCATTGCAGTCAGTTCAACATTGGCCGTTGTAGAACAACAAAGCTCAGGCATCGGCGGTGGCGCATTCTGGTTATTACACCGAGCCAAAGACGGCAAAAATGTGATGATTGATGGTCGTGAAACCGCACCAGGCGCTGCACACCGTGACATGTATTTGGATGAAAACGGCGAAGTCGATCGCGACAAAGCACTTTTCGGACCCACAGCGGCCGCCATTCCAGGTGAAATCGCAGGATTAGAACATTTAGCCAAGCATTACGGGCGTTTGCCATTAAGCCAATCATTGCAGCCGGCCATCAATGCCGCTGAAAACGGTTTCAAAGCCTACCCAAGACTGATTCGCCACATCAAAAACAAAAAGAAAATCATAGACCGCTACCCAGCATCTCAAGCCATATACCTGCCCAATGGCAAATTACCAGAATTGGATCAACTGATCATCCAAAAAGATTTAGCCAAAACGCTGAAAGCCGTGGCAAAGCATGGCAAAGCCGGCTTCTATGAAGGCAAAGTGGCCAAAAAACTGGTCAAAGCTTCAAAGAAATACGGTGGCATTTGGACCTTAGATGATTTAAAAAATTACCAAGTTAAAGAACGCGAGCCCATCACCACAACTTACCTTGGTCACACCTTGGTTACGGCATCACCCCCTTCTTCTGGCGGCATAGCCATTGCCACCATCTTGAACATTTTATCAGCTTGGGATTTGAAAGAGGTGGACGCAGCTGAACGTGTGCATTTGGTCACCGAAGCGATGCGTCGCGCTTACCGCGACCGCAGCATCTATTTGGGCGACCCAGATTTTGTCGAAATTCCGACCCAAATGCTAACTCACCCTTACTATGCCGACGGCTTGCGTGCAGCGATCAACCCAAAGAAAGCCATGCCATCTGACCTATTACCCGGTATTGGTGAATCGCCAAAAGGTGAAGATACCACACATTTTTCTATTATTGATACTGAAGGCAATATGGTTTCTGCCACATTAACAGTTAACACAGGCCTGGCTTCTGCTTTTATTGCTGATGGTACTGGTGTGTTGTTCAACAATGAGATGGACGACTTTTCAGCCAAACCGGGTGAACCTAATGCTTTTGGATTGATTGGTGACACTGCCAATGAAATCGCACCTTTTAAACGCCCACTGTCCAGCATGAGTCCTACCATTGTCATGGGTGATGACAAAGTGGCTGTGCTTGGCACACCCGGTGGCTCACGCATCATCACCATGGTATTGTTGGCCATATTAGATTATTTCGATGGCAATTTGCCTGAGTCTTGGGTTTCCTTACCTCGTTATCACCACCAATATTTACCAGATAAATTGTATGCAGAGTCAGCAGCATTCACTCCAGAAATGGTTAAATCGTTAAAAGCCAAAGGCCATGAAGTCAAAGTCTACGACCGCACCTGGGGTAACATGCACGGCGTTTATTGGAACAAAAAATCAGGCGAAGTTTTGGCCGCTTCCGATCCGCGTGGCACAACTGGTAAGGCAGAAGTCAAATAA